A genome region from Macaca nemestrina isolate mMacNem1 chromosome 15, mMacNem.hap1, whole genome shotgun sequence includes the following:
- the LOC105489742 gene encoding kelch domain-containing protein 7B — translation MIEGTLEPDGPLWGWDWDSDNDWDSAVLALLALAVVAATALALHWFGSGHDQEAAGPVSTALRAQPHQAGRAELALQPKSKVSDGSEGQSPGQGKPEPPGRGQRSPVPAAAPGGDPAAMARLPLKTAVEEARRGALGQQRGSATPTAPRAEGKEPPRPGTAFLGRSEERRMSAPLLIHFTPRSPGSEAEAQAETGGVRAPSRQAAGPAGQQDSGPWRAGAGPSGSLGRGRGRRRRMDAGSGDRVRRPRKLDPLRLGAAGSVWDAVDEAAALDAHARGLPTGPPLAQEPAPPVLPAPRAPQPGSQTEGSGAEVGWSREASGVPAPGGGWPWASREVPGTRSFGPAPGSTRPWLDSPPLGRPLSSQGPGASGANDAGQAGADGPRDDSPAADLGRTRPLEQAKPAAAFSSRAPSRSREPGALSASAPAAPGPGLPPEALTLPTPSPSDFLPLGVTQGPSVGKNLRAALAPSSASAQVLTSVPTSVLAPALASSPVSVPTPAPTSTSSPTSAPTPAPTSAPTSTPAPAPSPATTPVPAPAPAPAPAPTPALAPVPVPTLTSAPTPALTPAPPPALTPAASPAPVASPAPAASSAPATSPAPAASPAPASSPAPAGGSKPQESVAVPRRYQEGQVSASWGNLTAMVLRSHPFPRQERPQGSVPRALPGSPVDPSTSTHSEDSDGPSSSVGTVMGTGIGGLVEAGGQPQTRSSETNGTPSPDPPPGLRGEGTREKSLDSLSQAAVPRGPPQPPAQRPSGPVACSSVRRSQPVPQPRKRSRCEFAPTSQQEVRPAASGDPPGEAPGEGGSPAGRSRALTEKQKEARKLLVFLQRPGSWGVVEGPRKPSSPALEPTTAAALRARLDLGSCLDVLAFAQQHGEPGLAQETYALMSNNLLRVLGDPSLYRRLSAADRERILSLRTGRGQAVLGVLVLPSLYQGGRSGPPRGPRGEEPPVAAPVPLPLRSHLHVFNPRENTWRPLTQVPEEAPLRGCGLCTMHNYLFLAGGIRGSGAKAVCSNEVFCYNPLTNIWSQVRPMQQARAQLKLVALDGLLYAIGGECLYSMECYDPRTDAWTPRAPLPAGTFPVAHEAVACRGDIYVTGGHLFYRLLRYSPVKDAWDECPYSASHRRSSDIVALGGFLYRFDLLRGVGAAVMRYNTVTGSWSRAASLPLPAPAPLRCTTLGNTIYCLNPQVTATFTVSGGTAQFQAKELQPFPLGSTGVLSPFILTLPAEDRLQTSL, via the coding sequence ATGATCGAGGGCACCTTAGAGCCAGACGGTCCCCTCTGGGGCTGGGACTGGGACAGTGACAATGACTGGGATAGTGCTGTGCTGGCCCTCCTGGCGCTGGCTGTGGTGGCTGCCACAGCGCTGGCCTTACACTGGTTTGGCTCCGGGCACGACCAAGAGGCGGCAGGACCAGTGTCCACAGCCCTCAGGGCTCAACCTCATCAGGCAGGAAGAGCGGAGCTGGCCCTGCAACCGAAGTCCAAGGTTAGTGATGGCAGCGAGGGGCAGAGCCCAGGGCAGGGGAAACCGGAGCCCCCAGGACGCGGCCAGCGGAGCCCTGTCCCTGCTGCAGCCCCGGGCGGGGACCCGGCCGCCATGGCCCGGCTTCCACTCAAGACAGCTGTCGAGGAGGCCCGCAGAGGGGCATTAGGACAACAACGGGGCAGTGCCACCCCCACGGCCCCCCGAGCGGAAGGAAAGGAGCCTCCCAGGCCAGGCACTGCCTTCCTGGGCAGGAGCGAAGAGCGGAGGATGTCCGCCCCCCTCCTGATCCATTTCACTCCTCGGAGCCCTGGCAGCGAAGCGGAGGCGCAGGCGGAGACAGGTGGTGTCAGGGCGCCCTCTCGCCAGGCGGCGGGCCCGGCGGGGCAACAGGACAGTGGCCCCTGGCGGGCGGGCGCGGGGCCCTCGGGCTCGCTGGGGAGAGGCCGGGGCCGGCGGCGGAGGATGGACGCCGGCTCGGGAGACAGAGTGCGCCGCCCCCGGAAACTGGACCCGCTTCGCCTGGGCGCCGCGGGGAGCGTGTGGGACGCGGTGGATGAGGCCGCCGCCCTGGACGCCCACGCGCGCGGCCTGCCCACAGGACCCCCACTCGCCCAGGAGCCCGCACCCCCGGTGCTgcccgcgccccgcgccccgcAGCCTGGGTCTCAGACGGAGGGCTCTGGGGCTGAGGTTGGCTGGAGCAGGGAGGCTTCGGGGGTCCCTGCCCCCGGGGGAGGCTGGCCCTGGGCCAGCAGGGAGGTCCCGGGCACCCGGAGCTTTGGCCCAGCCCCAGGCTCTACGCGCCCCTGGCTAGACAGTCCGCCTCTAGGACGCCCACTCTCGTCCCAAGGGCCGGGGGCCTCAGGGGCCAACGATGCGGGCCAGGCCGGGGCTGACGGCCCCCGAGACGACAGTCCTGCCGCTGACCTGGGGCGCACCCGGCCCCTGGAGCAAGCAAAGCCGGCCGCAGCCTTCAGCAGCCGCGCCCCCTCCCGGAGCCGTGAGCCCGGCGCGCTCTCTGCCTCCGCGCCCGCAGCTCCCGGCCCCGGGTTGCCACCTGAAGCCCTGACTCTCCCGACCCCTTCTCCTTCAGATTTTTTGCCCCTGGGGGTTACCCAGGGTCCTTCTGTGGGCAAAAATCTCAGAGCAGCGCTAGCCCCAAGTTCAGCCTCAGCCCAAGTCTTAACTTCAGTTCCAACCTCAGTCCTagccccagccctggcctcaTCCCCAGTGTCAGTACCGACCCCAGCCCCCACCTCAACCtcatcccccacctcagccccaacCCCAGCTCCAACTTCAGCTCCAACTtcaaccccagccccagccccaagtCCAGCTACAACTCCAGTCCCCgctccagccccagctccagctccagccccaACTCCAGCCCTAGCCCCAGTCCCAGTCCCAACCCTCACTTCAGCCCCAACCCCAGCCCTAACCCCAGCTCCACCTCCAGCCCTGACCCCAGCCGCATCCCCTGCCCCAGTCGCATCCCCTGCCCCAGCCGCATCCTCTGCCCCAGCCACATCCCCTGCCCCAGCCGCATCCCCTGCCCCAGCTTcatcccctgccccagctggcgGGTCAAAGCCTCAGGAGAGTGTGGCTGTCCCCAGGCGCTACCAGGAGGGGCAGGTCTCAGCCAGCTGGGGAAACCTTACTGCCATGGTTCTTAGaagccaccccttccccaggcAAGAGAGGCCCCAGGGGAGTGTCCCCAGGGCGCTTCCTGGGAGCCCTGTGGATCCCAGCACTTCCACACACTCTGAGGACAGTGATGGTCCCTCTTCTTCAGTGGGGACAGTCATGGGGACAGGTATAGGGGGCCTGGTCGAGGCTGGAGGTCAGCCACAGACAAGAAGCTCCGAGACCAACGGAACGCCCAGCCCAGACCCTCCCCCAGGCCTAAGAGGAGAGGGAACCAGGGAGAAAAGTCTAGACTCGCTGTCCCAAGCCGCGGTGCCCAGGGGCCCCCCACAGCCCCCTGCACAGAGGCCGTCTGGCCCCGTGGCCTGCTCCTCTGTGAGGCGCTCACAGCCGGTACCCCAGCCACGGAAACGCAGCAGGTGTGAATTCGCCCCGACCTCGCAGCAGGAGGTCAGGCCGGCCGCCTCAGGGGACCCTCCAGGGGAGGCGCCGGGGGAGGGGGGCAGCCCTGCCGGCCGCAGCAGGGCGCTCACAGAGAAGCAGAAGGAGGCCCGGAAACTCCTGGTGTTTCTGCAGAGGCCCGGGAGTTGGGGGGTGGTGGAGGGGCCCCGGAAGCCCAGCTCCCCGGCCCTGGAGCCCACCACGGCGGCGGCCCTGCGCGCGCGGCTGGACCTGGGCAGTTGCCTGGACGTGCTGGCCTTTGCCCAGCAGCACGGGGAGCCCGGCCTGGCGCAGGAGACCTACGCGCTGATGAGCAACAACCTGCTGCGAGTGCTGGGAGACCCGAGCCTCTACCGCCGGCTGAGCGCAGCCGACCGCGAGCGCATCCTCAGCCTGCGGACCGGCCGGGGCCAGGCGGTGCTGGGCGTCCTCGTACTGCCCAGCCTCTACCAGGGGGGCCGCTCAGGGCCTCCCAGGGGCCCTCGTGGCGAGGAGCCTCCTGTGGCAGCCCCTGTGCCCCTGCCTCTACGTTCGCACCTGCATGTGTTCAACCCCCGGGAGAACACCTGGCGGCCCCTGACCCAGGTGCCCGAGGAGGCCCCGCTCCGGGGCTGCGGTCTCTGCACCATGCACAACTACCTGTTTCTGGCGGGGGGCATCCGAGGCTCCGGTGCCAAGGCCGTCTGCTCCAACGAGGTCTTCTGCTACAACCCTCTGACCAACATCTGGAGCCAGGTTCGGCCTATGCAGCAGGCCCGAGCCCAGCTCAAGCTGGTGGCCCTGGACGGGCTGCTGTATGCCAtcggtggcgagtgcctgtacaGCATGGAGTGCTACGACCCGCGTACAGATGCCTGGACCCCACGCGCGCCTCTCCCCGCAGGCACCTTCCCTGTGGCCCACGAGGCTGTGGCCTGCCGTGGGGACATCTACGTCACAGGGGGTCACCTCTTCTACCGCCTGCTCAGGTACAGCCCCGTGAAGGATGCTTGGGACGAGTGCCCATACAGTGCCAGCCACCGGCGTTCCAGCGACATCGTGGCGCTCGGGGGCTTCTTATACCGTTTCGACCTACTGCGGGGTGTGGGCGCGGCGGTGATGCGCTACAACACGGTGACCGGCTCCTGGAGCAGGGctgcctccctgcccctgcccgccCCCGCCCCACTGCGCTGCACCACCCTGGGTAACACCATTTACTGCCTCAACCCCCAGGTCACTGCCACGTTCACGGTCTCTGGGGGGACTGCCCAGTTCCAGGCCAAGGAGCTGCAGCCCTTCCCCTTGGGGAGCACAGGGGTCCTCAGCCCATTCATCCTGACTCTGCCCGCTGAGGACCGGCTGCAGACCTCACTCTGA
- the LOC105489741 gene encoding synaptonemal complex central element protein 3, with protein MADADPEERNYDNMLKMLSDLNKDLEKLLEEMEKISVQATWMAYDMVVMRTNPTLAESMRRLEDAFVNCKEEMEKNWQELLHETKQRP; from the exons ATGGCTGATGCTGACCCTGAGGAAAGAAACTATGACAACATGCTGAAAATGCTGTCAGATCTGAATAAGGACTTGGAAAAACTATtggaagagatggagaaaatcTCAG TGCAGGCAACCTGGATGGCCTATGACATGGTGGTGATGCGCACCAACCCCACGCTGGCCGAGTCCATGCGTCGGCTGGAGGATGCCTTCGTCAACTGCAAGGAGGAGATGGAGAAGAACTGGCAAGAGCTGCTGCATGAGACCAAGCAAAGACCGTAG